A window of Malania oleifera isolate guangnan ecotype guangnan chromosome 5, ASM2987363v1, whole genome shotgun sequence contains these coding sequences:
- the LOC131156019 gene encoding uncharacterized protein LOC131156019, translated as MDTGGSSAHANGDDGASPSGVGGGDSNAVLRSLTQQVMTKIARSSTEQGGPTTDQGCTIEKFTKMNPPAESKIVEFLNLRQGQLTVQQYAAKFIELPRFAPYINLDEVKKVAVLKVQELSELVDRATVAEESSKMDAGTSSLRKRPGTSGFQAGSIRGPWRGDRYNRAQSQETRRQKVQGKQAYPTCPICGKRHWGECRAGRNVYYRCGGPGHVARDCHMQYSTTPTPRTFGGNIQAPRGGGQQRNTAPMRVNALTLGDAKATSDVVTGMTTALSYKAIVLFDLGATHLFVSWDISSLLEL; from the exons atggacaCTGGAGGTAGCAGCGCTCACGCCAATGGTGATGATGGTGCAAGCCCATCTGGTGTGGGCGGTGGTGATTCAAACGCGGTTCTGCGTAGTCtaactcagcaggttatgactaaGATTGCACGAAGCTCTACAGAGCAAGGAGGACCAACAACAGACCAGggctgcactatagagaagttcaccaaaatgaatccACCAGC AGAGTCCAAGATAGTAGAATTTTTGAATCTGAGACAAGGGCAATTGACAGTTCAGCAATATGCAGCAAAGTTTATCGAGCTACCACGCTTTGCTCCCTACATCAAtctagatgaggtgaaaaag GTGGCAGTCCTAAAGGTACAGGAATTATCCGAATTAGTGGATAGGGCCACAGTGGCAGAGGAAAGCAGCAAGATGGATGCAGGGACGTCAAGTTTGAGGAAGAGGCCCGGGACTTCGGGATTCCAGGCAGGGTCCAttcgaggcccttggaggggagacAGATACAACAGAGCTCAGAGCCAGGAGACTAGGAGACAAAAGGTTCAGGGCAAGCAAGCCTATCCAACTTGTCCTATATGTGGGAAGAgacattggggagaatgtcgagCAGGGAGGAACGTCTACTATCGATGTGGTGGACCGGGTCATGTAGCACGAGATTGTCATATGCAGTATAGTACTACTCCTACTCCTAGAACATTTGGAGGGAATATCCAGGCACCCAGGGGTGGcggccagcaaaggaatacagCTCCGATGAGAGTTAATGCATTGACGCTGGGAGATGCTAAGGCTACAAGCGACGTCGTGACAGGTATGActactgctttatcatataaagctattgttttatttgacttagGTGCCACCCATTTGTTTGTATCATGGGATATCTCAAGTTTATTGGAGTTGTGA